Proteins co-encoded in one Bradyrhizobium sp. 170 genomic window:
- a CDS encoding DUF1127 domain-containing protein, which translates to MSTIQGTTELGPTTAKRQVYSPLETYWNAFQEWRKRRRLQTELCRLTDSELMDIGITRGEIDYVASSHSISPDPLRWMSDIGTLR; encoded by the coding sequence ATGAGCACGATCCAAGGGACCACCGAGCTGGGACCGACAACCGCAAAGCGACAGGTCTACAGTCCTCTCGAAACGTATTGGAATGCATTTCAGGAGTGGCGCAAGCGCCGGAGGCTGCAAACCGAATTGTGCCGCCTGACGGACAGCGAGCTTATGGACATTGGTATCACGCGCGGTGAGATCGACTACGTCGCCTCGAGCCACTCAATCTCACCCGATCCCCTCCGTTGGATGTCTGATATCGGCACCCTAAGATGA
- a CDS encoding (Fe-S)-binding protein encodes MQPMNDISFETALGERVEDMLDACTRCGKCVEVCPSVKPAGIAAASSDDIISGVLDIVRSGDGPEASRKWAASCMRSGECIKACDYGVNPRFLLAMARLAMAKADSELPDRRSLGVERYRDLSRDVMVLSRLQLDGEVLERLGQKSASVSTPVEAPDFVFYTGCNVLKTPHIALLALDIMDALGITYQVMGGPSHCCGITQLGPGDIEMSGRMGSNTMEKLSHSKSGQVIAWCPSCYVQFTELTLPTIERQRGSRPFEMTPFMQFLDGRLAQLKPHLQRRVEMRVALHRHPGVAGVMEAAAEILGAIPGVELVDLKQPAVGLQSVNVGVLPAFKRELQLNELQAACDAGVDALVAVYHSDHRELCAHERDWPFRIINILEVVGESMGLHQHDRYKQLKIMQDADQIVSECSDLIAQHALDVGKARDVVVKAMLGDQPLPLNRGSRPVEQGASDVASA; translated from the coding sequence ATGCAGCCGATGAACGACATCTCTTTCGAGACAGCTCTGGGCGAGCGCGTCGAGGACATGCTCGACGCCTGCACGCGGTGCGGCAAATGTGTCGAGGTCTGTCCGAGCGTGAAACCTGCCGGCATCGCGGCCGCAAGTTCCGACGACATCATCAGCGGTGTGCTTGACATCGTGCGCAGCGGCGATGGCCCAGAGGCGTCGCGCAAATGGGCAGCGTCCTGCATGCGAAGCGGCGAGTGCATCAAGGCGTGCGACTACGGTGTCAATCCGCGCTTCCTGCTTGCCATGGCACGCCTCGCTATGGCGAAGGCCGATAGCGAGCTGCCCGACCGGCGGAGCCTGGGCGTGGAAAGGTACCGCGATCTCAGTCGCGATGTGATGGTGCTCTCGCGTTTGCAGCTCGATGGCGAGGTGCTGGAGCGGCTCGGCCAGAAATCAGCGTCAGTGTCGACACCCGTCGAGGCGCCCGACTTCGTGTTTTACACCGGCTGCAATGTGCTCAAGACGCCGCACATCGCGTTGCTTGCCCTCGATATCATGGATGCGCTCGGCATCACGTACCAGGTGATGGGCGGGCCAAGCCATTGTTGCGGCATCACGCAGCTAGGCCCCGGCGACATTGAGATGTCTGGACGTATGGGCTCGAACACGATGGAGAAGTTGTCGCACTCCAAGTCCGGCCAGGTGATCGCCTGGTGTCCTAGCTGCTACGTCCAGTTCACAGAATTGACACTGCCGACGATTGAACGACAGCGCGGCTCGCGGCCGTTCGAGATGACGCCGTTCATGCAATTTCTCGACGGCCGGCTTGCTCAGTTGAAGCCGCACTTGCAGCGACGGGTTGAAATGCGGGTCGCGCTGCACCGACATCCCGGCGTAGCAGGCGTCATGGAAGCCGCTGCTGAAATCTTGGGTGCAATCCCCGGCGTTGAACTCGTTGACCTCAAGCAGCCAGCAGTCGGCTTGCAGAGCGTCAATGTCGGCGTGCTTCCCGCGTTCAAACGCGAGTTGCAGCTTAACGAGCTCCAAGCGGCGTGCGACGCGGGCGTTGATGCACTGGTTGCGGTCTATCATTCCGATCATCGCGAACTGTGCGCTCACGAACGCGACTGGCCATTCCGTATAATTAACATCCTCGAAGTGGTCGGCGAGAGTATGGGGCTCCATCAGCACGATCGTTACAAGCAGCTCAAGATCATGCAGGATGCTGACCAGATCGTGTCCGAATGCAGCGACCTGATCGCGCAGCATGCGCTGGACGTCGGAAAGGCTCGCGACGTCGTTGTTAAAGCGATGCTCGGCGACCAACCTCTTCCCCTGAATCGTGGGTCACGCCCGGTGGAGCAAGGCGCGAGCGACGTGGCGTCGGCGTAG
- a CDS encoding serine hydrolase — protein MANPTPTNAADDTDPERVAPDITNTTPENQAPTFRNQDQVWPHRVIRRGDAVRPLPPHARSLADLTFEVGGVCVGLSDYMARRRTAGLLILKRGEIALERYGMGNGPESRWASMSTAKSITATLVGAALHDGAIGSLDDRCEQYLPRMRGSAYEGVTIRNLLRMCSGVAWREENDADGRSEDYRLGKAMVSRRPGSVLDLLCKLPRAHPQGVVFNYSTGESCLIGALVAAATGQPLADYCAETIWGPAGMEADGHWQLESEGGLELGGLGVSARLRDFGRFGQLVLEDGEAFNGRRVLPPGWRDLAGQPDSAPTGFGQLMPGLPAGYGYHWWVAPHLPGGVNNGAFSANGAYGQIIFVNPAEQVVIAILSAWRQSQDNDAAVEIVAMIRAAVRALRTEPAS, from the coding sequence ATGGCCAATCCTACACCGACGAATGCCGCTGATGACACCGATCCGGAGCGGGTGGCTCCGGATATCACGAACACTACACCGGAAAACCAGGCGCCGACCTTCCGCAACCAGGACCAGGTCTGGCCGCACCGCGTCATCCGGCGCGGCGACGCAGTGCGGCCACTGCCACCGCACGCCCGTTCGCTCGCGGACCTGACGTTCGAGGTGGGCGGGGTGTGCGTCGGCCTCAGCGACTACATGGCCCGCCGCCGCACGGCCGGGCTGCTGATCCTCAAGCGCGGCGAGATTGCGCTGGAACGTTACGGCATGGGCAACGGCCCGGAGAGCCGGTGGGCCAGCATGTCGACCGCGAAGTCGATCACCGCGACGCTCGTCGGGGCTGCGCTCCACGATGGCGCGATCGGCAGCCTTGACGATCGCTGCGAGCAATACCTGCCGCGGATGCGCGGCTCGGCTTACGAGGGCGTCACGATTCGTAATCTCCTGCGGATGTGCTCCGGTGTGGCCTGGCGCGAGGAAAACGATGCAGACGGACGCTCAGAGGACTATCGCCTCGGCAAGGCCATGGTGAGCCGACGGCCAGGCTCCGTCCTGGACCTGCTATGCAAACTGCCGCGCGCTCATCCGCAGGGCGTCGTCTTCAACTACTCGACCGGCGAGAGCTGCCTGATTGGCGCGCTGGTCGCGGCCGCTACGGGCCAGCCCCTGGCCGACTACTGCGCTGAGACGATCTGGGGACCTGCCGGCATGGAGGCAGACGGGCACTGGCAACTCGAGTCCGAGGGCGGCCTGGAACTGGGCGGGCTTGGCGTCAGCGCGCGCCTGCGCGACTTCGGCCGCTTTGGTCAACTGGTGCTGGAGGACGGCGAAGCGTTCAACGGCCGACGCGTCCTGCCGCCCGGCTGGCGCGATCTCGCCGGACAGCCCGACAGCGCGCCCACTGGCTTCGGTCAGCTGATGCCTGGTTTGCCGGCGGGATATGGCTACCACTGGTGGGTGGCGCCGCACTTGCCGGGAGGCGTCAACAACGGCGCCTTTTCGGCGAATGGCGCCTACGGCCAGATCATCTTCGTCAATCCGGCCGAGCAGGTGGTCATCGCCATCTTGAGCGCGTGGCGTCAGTCTCAGGACAACGACGCCGCGGTCGAAATCGTCGCTATGATCAGAGCTGCGGTGCGCGCGCTGCGAACGGAGCCAGCGTCGTAG
- a CDS encoding cyclic nucleotide-binding domain-containing protein: MLDRILDAATDNLRFAKILVQMGLDPNNVTWDAIFNRLLEIFLHNITLANMFALVGAIFFVATLLTHTMVPLRVANMIGCAFFAIFGALTGAVTIFLLYLLMIPINAYRLRQMLALVKKARTATQGDMSMEWLKPFMTDRKYRKGDILMKKGDAANEMLLTVTGKFRVIEINVELPPGRLMGELGFLTLDNRRTATIECFEDGRVLTISYEKLLEIYFQNPQFGYYFLVLTSQRLLENLARAEAIIAQNKIAPQTPFAN; encoded by the coding sequence ATGCTGGACCGCATTCTCGATGCAGCAACCGACAACCTCAGGTTCGCGAAGATTCTGGTCCAAATGGGTCTCGATCCGAACAACGTGACCTGGGACGCCATCTTCAACCGCCTGCTGGAAATCTTTCTGCACAACATCACGCTTGCCAATATGTTCGCCCTGGTCGGCGCGATCTTCTTTGTCGCTACATTGCTGACGCACACGATGGTGCCGCTACGGGTCGCGAACATGATCGGTTGCGCATTCTTCGCCATCTTCGGTGCGCTCACCGGAGCCGTCACGATCTTTCTTCTTTATCTCCTGATGATTCCCATCAATGCCTACCGTCTCCGTCAAATGCTCGCGCTGGTGAAGAAGGCGCGCACCGCAACACAGGGCGACATGTCGATGGAGTGGCTCAAGCCGTTCATGACCGACCGCAAGTATCGCAAGGGCGATATCTTGATGAAGAAGGGTGACGCAGCCAACGAAATGCTGCTGACCGTTACCGGCAAATTCCGGGTCATCGAAATCAACGTCGAACTTCCGCCGGGGCGTTTGATGGGCGAGCTTGGTTTCCTCACGCTCGACAACCGCCGGACCGCGACGATCGAATGTTTCGAGGATGGCCGCGTCCTGACTATCAGCTATGAAAAGCTGCTCGAGATCTACTTCCAAAACCCGCAGTTCGGCTATTACTTCCTTGTCTTGACCAGCCAGCGCCTGCTGGAAAATCTCGCGCGGGCCGAAGCCATCATCGCGCAGAACAAGATCGCGCCGCAGACGCCTTTCGCCAACTGA
- a CDS encoding IS1182 family transposase, with the protein MRRFVEQADRGQWTLLPECLDDFIDESNPVRVIDVFVDTLDLAEMSFEGVEPAATGRPSYHPSVLLKLYIYGYLNRVQSSRRLEREAGRNVEVMWLLGRLAPDHKTIADFRKDNGLALRRVCARFVELCREMGLLATASVAIDGSKFKAVNNRDKNFTRAKVERRRAQLEESVARYLSQLDTADRQEPTEALAAKVTRLTEKLTKLKEEMSKLAVYEKQMLASPDQQISLTDPDSRSMATSGRGSGVVGYNVQVAVDTKHHLIVTHEVTNSGSDRAQLANMAKQAKAVLQTETLEAVADRGYFSSLEILACHQAGITVTLPKPQTSGAKSDGRFGKQDFVYLAEEDAYRCPAGEQLPYRFTSEEDGKRLRRYWTTACQDCSLKSQCTTGPERRIPRWEHEHLLEAVQQRLDANPQAMRLRRETVEHPFGTMKARMGATHFLTKTLPKVAAEMALSVLAYNLTRVMNIVGTKPLMAAIVA; encoded by the coding sequence ATGCGGCGCTTCGTTGAGCAGGCGGATCGTGGGCAGTGGACGCTATTGCCCGAATGCCTTGATGATTTCATTGACGAGAGCAACCCTGTTCGCGTGATCGACGTGTTTGTCGATACGCTCGATTTGGCTGAGATGAGCTTTGAGGGAGTGGAACCTGCGGCGACTGGTCGGCCATCGTACCACCCCTCGGTTCTCCTCAAGCTTTATATCTACGGCTATCTGAACCGGGTGCAGTCGAGCCGGCGGCTCGAACGCGAGGCCGGACGCAATGTCGAGGTCATGTGGCTGCTGGGTCGACTCGCACCTGATCACAAGACGATCGCGGACTTCCGCAAAGACAACGGCCTGGCGCTGCGCAGGGTATGTGCGCGCTTCGTCGAACTCTGCCGCGAGATGGGCCTCCTCGCGACGGCGAGCGTTGCCATCGATGGCAGCAAGTTCAAGGCCGTGAACAACCGGGACAAGAACTTCACGCGGGCGAAGGTGGAACGGCGGCGTGCCCAACTGGAGGAGAGCGTCGCCCGCTATCTGAGCCAACTTGACACGGCCGACCGGCAAGAGCCGACGGAGGCATTGGCCGCGAAGGTGACGAGGCTTACCGAGAAACTGACGAAGCTGAAGGAGGAAATGAGCAAGCTTGCCGTTTACGAGAAGCAGATGCTTGCTTCGCCTGACCAGCAAATCTCGCTGACCGATCCCGACAGCCGTTCGATGGCGACGAGCGGGCGTGGTTCCGGCGTCGTCGGCTACAACGTGCAGGTCGCGGTGGACACCAAGCACCACCTGATTGTGACGCATGAGGTAACGAACAGCGGCTCAGATCGGGCTCAATTGGCCAATATGGCCAAGCAGGCGAAGGCTGTTCTCCAGACCGAGACGCTCGAGGCTGTTGCCGATCGCGGCTACTTCAGCAGCTTGGAGATCCTCGCATGTCACCAGGCCGGCATCACGGTAACTCTGCCCAAGCCGCAGACGTCGGGTGCCAAGTCAGATGGCCGCTTCGGCAAGCAGGACTTTGTCTATTTGGCAGAGGAGGACGCCTATCGCTGTCCAGCCGGGGAGCAACTGCCATATCGCTTTACGAGCGAGGAGGACGGCAAGCGGCTACGGCGCTACTGGACCACAGCCTGTCAAGATTGTTCGCTTAAATCGCAGTGCACGACAGGGCCAGAGCGGCGGATTCCACGATGGGAGCATGAGCATCTGCTCGAAGCTGTGCAGCAGCGCCTTGATGCAAACCCACAAGCCATGCGCCTGCGTCGCGAGACGGTCGAGCATCCGTTCGGCACGATGAAAGCCCGCATGGGAGCGACACACTTCCTCACCAAAACGCTTCCAAAGGTAGCTGCCGAGATGGCTCTCTCGGTCCTGGCCTATAATCTGACACGGGTTATGAACATCGTCGGGACCAAGCCGCTGATGGCTGCGATCGTGGCCTGA
- a CDS encoding DUF2380 domain-containing protein, with translation MRHASLLHALTTAGLFTSLFLGSSLISDASAATADHALAVSVDDFNYIDTSNEPTDQTAAHEKRLRAFMTALRDDVTADRRFELVPSSCALNCPIDGPALRDRLRAASQAGTQTLIIGIIHKLSTLVQVVRIAAIDTTAQRVVFRKYFQFRGDNDEAWQRAERFVSEEVRDRLLERRSQQ, from the coding sequence ATGCGCCACGCCTCCCTGTTGCACGCTCTTACCACAGCCGGCCTGTTCACCAGTCTGTTCCTCGGATCCAGCCTCATCTCAGATGCATCCGCCGCGACGGCCGACCACGCCTTGGCTGTCTCCGTCGACGATTTCAATTATATCGACACGTCGAACGAGCCCACCGATCAGACGGCCGCGCATGAAAAGCGATTGCGGGCTTTCATGACCGCGCTGCGGGACGACGTCACGGCAGACCGGCGCTTTGAGCTCGTGCCCTCCTCCTGCGCGCTAAATTGTCCGATAGACGGACCGGCGTTGCGCGATCGGCTGCGCGCGGCGTCACAGGCCGGCACGCAGACCCTGATTATCGGCATCATTCACAAGCTAAGCACGCTGGTGCAAGTTGTGCGGATTGCTGCCATCGATACAACAGCCCAGCGCGTCGTGTTCAGAAAGTACTTCCAGTTCCGCGGTGACAATGACGAGGCATGGCAGCGGGCGGAGCGCTTTGTATCGGAGGAGGTCCGCGACCGGCTGCTTGAACGCAGATCGCAGCAATAG